One Triticum dicoccoides isolate Atlit2015 ecotype Zavitan chromosome 5B, WEW_v2.0, whole genome shotgun sequence genomic window carries:
- the LOC119312343 gene encoding lipid phosphate phosphatase delta-like, which produces MEAVAAAGGAGLTGWQAAALSGAAGWVWAASHYDLTRRARALAQPWVTRRVHAETPSILTFQRVQHRMLDNFFSVLSCVVSVPFYTGFLPLLFWSGHGKLARQMTLLLAFCDYLGNAVKDLVSAPRPCSPPVRRVTATEDEKENAMEYGLPSSHALNTVCLMGYMLHYVLTYEPCGGFMIATGLSLAFMLVTLIGIARVYLGMHSLTDAIAGISFGIVILAFWLVVHDHVDAFVVSGQNVTFFWASLSLVLCFAYPRPEFPTPSFEFHTAFNGVAFGIVYGVQQTYTRFHGPEAPLILSHQLPLLAYAGRVLVGIPTILAVKLCSKALSKWLLPVMCSTLGIPILSSCYVPALKPSDIGGGSGNKDEAKQAGGYLQRVFSLFPQKAYDVDTGIRFVQYAGLAWSVVDLVPVIFTHLNL; this is translated from the exons ATGGAGGCggtcgcggcggccggtggcgccGGGCTGACCGGGTGGCAGGCAGCGGCGCTGTCTGGCGCGGCGGGGTGGGTGTGGGCGGCCTCCCACTACGACCTCACGCGCCGGGCGCGCGCGCTGGCGCAGCCCTGGGTCACCCGCCGCGTCCACGCCGAGACGCCCTCCATCCTCACCTTCCAG AGGGTGCAGCACAGGATGCTGGACAACTTCTTCTCCGTGCTGTCATGCGTTGTCTCTGTCCCTTTCTACACGGGATTCCTCCCCCTCCTCTTCTGG AGTGGACATGGCAAGCTGGCTAGGCAAATGACCCTGCTGCTGGCCTTCTGCGATTACCTTGGCAACGCTGTCAAG GATTTAGTGTCAGCTCCTCGGCCGTGTTCCCCTCCCGTGAGGAGGGTCACAGCTACCGAAGATGAGAAGGAAAATGCCATGGAATATGGACTGCCTTCATCGCACGCTCTCAACACCGTTTGTTTGATGGG ATACATGTTGCACTATGTCCTCACATATGAACCTTGTGGTGGTTTTATGATTGCCACGGGTCTTTCTCTGGCTTTCATGCTCGTTACGTTAATTGGCATTG CGAGGGTATACTTGGGCATGCACAGCTTGACCGATGCTATCGCTGGGATCTCGTTTGGCATCGTGATCCTTGCGTTCTGGTTGGTTGTCCATGATCATGTTGATGCCTTTGTCGTCTCTGGCCAAAACG TTACATTCTTCTGGGCAAGCCTTTCTCTAGTACTCTGCTTTGCATATCCAAGGCCAGAGTTCCCAACTCCTAGCTTTGAGTTCCACACAGCATTCAACGGGGTCGCTTTCGGAATT GTCTACGGCGTCCAGCAGACGTACACCCGCTTCCATGGCCCGGAAGCCCCCCTCATTCTCAGCCATCAACTACCCCTCCTCGCGTATGCCGGGAGGGTCCTGGTGGGcatcccgaccatcctggccgtgaAGTTGTGCAGCAAGGCGCTCTCGAAATGGCTCCTGCCGGTGATGTGCAGCACCCTGGGGATCCCGATTTTGTCGTCCTGCTACGTGCCCGCGCTGAAGCCATCCGACATTGGCGGTGGCTCGGGCAACAAGGACGAGGCCAAGCAGGCCGGTGGGTACCTCCAGAGAGTGTTCTCCCTCTTCCCGCAGAAGGCGTACGACGTGGACACGGGCATCCGGTTCGTGCAGTACGCGGGGCTCGCGTGGTCGGTGGTCGACCTGGTGCCGGTGATCTTCACGCATCTGAACCTGTGA
- the LOC119312344 gene encoding serine/threonine-protein phosphatase PP2A-2 catalytic subunit, giving the protein MSSPHGGLDDQIERLMQCKPLPEAEVRALCEKAKEILMEESNVQPVRSPVTICGDIHGQFHDLAELFRIGGKCPDTNYLFMGDYVDRGYYSVETVTLLVSLKVRYPQRITILRGNHESRQITQVYGFYDECLRKYGNATVWKTFTDLFDYFPLTALVESEIFCLHGGLSPSIETLDNIRNFDRTQEVPHEGPMCDLLWSDPDDRCGWGISPRGAGYTFGQDISEQFNHTNNLRLIARAHQLVMEGFNWAHEQKVVTIFSAPNYCYRCGNMASILEVDDCREHTFIQFEPAPRRGEPDVTRRTPDYFL; this is encoded by the exons ATGAGCAGCCCCCATGGCGGCCTCGACGACCAGATCGAGCGCCTCATGCAGTGCAAGCCCCTCCCCGAGGCCGAG GTTAGAGCACTGTGCGAGAAGGCCAAGGAGATTTTGATGGAGGAGAGCAATGTTCAG CCTGTAAGGAGTCCTGTTACAATCTGTGGTGATATTCATGGGCAGTTTCACGATCTTGCGGAACTGTTCCGAATTGGTGGAAAG TGTCCGGATACAAATTACTTGTTTATGGGAGATTATGTAGATCGTGGCTACTATTCTGTCGAAACTGTCACG CTGTTGGTGTCCTTGAAAGTTCGTTATCCTCAGCGAATCACCATTCTTAGAGGAAACCATGAAAGCCGACAG ATCACTCAAGTTTATGGATTCTATGACGAGTGCTTAAGGAA GTATGGAAATGCAACTGTGTGGAAAACCTTTACGGATCTGTTTGACTACTTCCCCTTGACAGCATTG GTCGAGTCAGAAATATTTTGCTTGCATGGTGGATTATCACCATCCATTGAGACACTTGATAACATACGTAACTTTGACCGCACCCAAGAAGTTCCTCATGAAGGGCCCATGTGTGATCTTCTGTGGTCTGACCCCGATGATCGATGCGGTTGGGGTATTTCTCCTCGAGGCGCTGGATATACCTTCGGACAG GATATATCAGAGCAGTTCAATCATACCAATAACTTACGACTTATTGCTAGAGCTCACCAGTTGGTGATGGAGGGATTCAACTGGGCTCAT gagcaaaaagtggtCACCATATTTAGTGCACCTAATTATTGCTACCGCTGTGGAAACATGGCATCAATCTTGGAAGTTGATGATTGCCGGGAGCATACTTTCatccag TTCGAGCCGGCCCCGAGAAGGGGAGAACCAGACGTAACTCGTAGAACGCCAGACTACTTCCTGTGA